The following are encoded together in the Pseudoalteromonas piscicida genome:
- a CDS encoding sensor histidine kinase, producing MTVSLQAAVSACLFVSLTVFAAILWLAASFAIPLTLAIPVGLLVATLVGIVGISYFFSRQQRIIDCLTDGIRSFKDQDFSVQITHFESIEMSDLILEYNRLSTTLKKQRHATSQRELLLDTILQVSPVSIILLNQFDQVVYANDKAGKLLDNKKSLSGLVLHHAITNADPKLQTILLQKESGFVTFQANDEKQSYYFSRQSITLNHQPHVLLMCQNLSSEMSRQEVGLWKNAIRLISHELNNSLAPISSLTNSANTIVERSAKEQNHALIQLLPEMLSTINRRTENLSEFVAKYSEFARLPAPNITEQPLQPLLDTVSKLYAFTLLAPLPVERAFFDSVQVEQVMINLIKNAHESGSEVGEIGVKLLVDYQRLIVVVVDRGVGMEEEKLANAVLPFFSTKPSGTGVGLSICNEVAIAHGGQLKLFNREKGGLMVQFDLPLVAPKA from the coding sequence ATGACGGTATCTCTTCAAGCAGCGGTGTCTGCATGCTTATTTGTATCACTAACGGTGTTCGCGGCTATTTTATGGCTGGCTGCTTCGTTTGCAATACCACTTACTCTGGCAATTCCGGTGGGACTGCTTGTTGCGACGTTAGTAGGCATTGTCGGTATCAGTTACTTTTTCTCTCGCCAACAGCGGATCATCGATTGCTTAACGGACGGGATCCGCAGTTTTAAAGATCAAGACTTCTCAGTTCAAATCACGCATTTTGAAAGTATAGAAATGTCGGATTTAATTCTGGAATATAATCGTTTATCGACAACACTAAAAAAGCAGCGCCACGCCACCAGCCAAAGGGAGTTATTACTCGATACCATTTTGCAGGTGTCGCCAGTGTCGATTATATTACTCAATCAGTTTGATCAGGTTGTATATGCCAATGATAAAGCCGGAAAATTACTTGATAACAAAAAATCTTTAAGTGGCCTTGTGCTTCATCATGCCATTACGAATGCAGATCCTAAACTGCAAACTATTTTGCTACAAAAAGAATCTGGGTTTGTGACCTTTCAAGCTAACGATGAAAAGCAGAGCTATTACTTTTCGAGGCAGAGCATAACGCTCAACCACCAGCCGCATGTGTTGCTTATGTGTCAAAACCTATCTAGCGAAATGAGCCGCCAAGAGGTGGGGCTTTGGAAAAATGCCATCCGTCTTATCAGTCATGAACTCAATAATTCATTAGCGCCCATCTCTTCGCTGACTAACTCCGCAAATACAATTGTTGAGCGTAGTGCCAAAGAACAAAATCATGCCCTCATTCAACTGCTGCCCGAAATGCTTTCGACCATTAATCGTCGCACCGAGAACTTAAGTGAGTTTGTCGCCAAATATAGTGAGTTTGCGAGGTTGCCAGCGCCTAATATTACAGAGCAACCCTTGCAGCCCTTACTGGATACCGTTAGTAAGCTATACGCATTTACCTTGCTGGCCCCACTTCCTGTTGAGCGTGCGTTTTTTGATTCGGTACAGGTAGAGCAGGTGATGATAAACTTAATAAAGAATGCACACGAATCAGGCTCAGAGGTGGGCGAAATAGGTGTGAAGCTGCTGGTTGATTATCAACGTCTGATAGTCGTGGTTGTTGATAGAGGTGTAGGAATGGAAGAAGAAAAGCTAGCAAACGCAGTACTGCCATTCTTTTCTACTAAACCTAGTGGCACAGGGGTAGGATTGAGTATTTGTAATGAAGTCGCCATTGCTCATGGTGGACAACTTAAGCTATTTAATCGCGAAAAAGGCGGGTTAATGGTGCAGTTTGATTTACCACTCGTCGCACCTAAAGCATAG
- a CDS encoding catalase has product MTKCPLTTTAGNPIADNQNSLTAGPRSPLLVEDYQLIEKLAHQNRERIPERTVHAKGWGAFGSFTVTNDISRYTKAKLFAEVGKQTDILMRFSTVAGEKGAADAERDVRGFSIKFYTEEGNWDLVGNNTPVFFVRDPYKFPDFIHTQKRHPKTNLRSNTAQWDFWSLSPESLHQVLILMSDRGLPTDVRHMNGYGSHTFSLINEEDQRVWVKFHMKTQQGHQHHTDEESKTVIGESRESFQEDLLEAIERGNYPKWDMKIQVMTEAQAKQFQHNPFDLTKVWPHDDFPLIDVGTLELNRVPDNYFAEIEQAAFSPSNVVSGIGFSPDKMLQARIFSYADAHRYRLGTHYEALPVNRPKCPVHHYHKDGAMRFFNNEPGGNEDAYYEPNSMGGPKENPEYKRPALELEGMADRYDHRKDNDDFSQPRALYCLFDDAQKQRLYGNIARAMAGVPEHIIERQLGLFKSVHEELEAGVRTALSK; this is encoded by the coding sequence ATGACGAAGTGTCCATTAACCACCACTGCAGGTAATCCAATCGCCGATAATCAAAATAGTCTAACAGCAGGTCCTAGAAGCCCACTATTGGTTGAGGATTACCAGTTAATCGAAAAACTGGCGCATCAAAATAGAGAACGTATACCAGAGCGTACCGTGCATGCCAAAGGATGGGGTGCGTTTGGGTCATTTACGGTAACAAACGATATAAGCCGATATACCAAGGCAAAGCTATTTGCTGAGGTCGGCAAGCAAACCGACATTTTGATGCGCTTCTCAACGGTAGCGGGTGAAAAAGGGGCTGCGGATGCAGAGCGTGATGTAAGAGGTTTTTCGATAAAGTTCTACACTGAAGAAGGAAACTGGGATTTGGTTGGCAATAATACCCCCGTATTTTTTGTTCGTGATCCGTATAAATTCCCAGATTTTATTCACACCCAAAAGCGCCACCCTAAAACCAATCTGCGCTCCAACACCGCGCAATGGGATTTTTGGTCATTGTCGCCAGAAAGCCTGCATCAAGTATTAATTTTAATGTCTGACCGTGGCTTGCCAACGGATGTGAGACACATGAACGGTTATGGCTCTCATACCTTTAGTTTGATCAACGAAGAGGACCAAAGAGTTTGGGTGAAGTTTCATATGAAAACCCAACAAGGCCACCAGCATCATACCGATGAAGAGTCTAAAACAGTGATTGGCGAAAGCAGAGAAAGTTTTCAAGAAGACTTACTTGAGGCCATAGAACGCGGAAATTATCCGAAATGGGATATGAAAATTCAGGTGATGACTGAAGCACAAGCAAAACAGTTCCAACACAATCCGTTTGATTTAACCAAGGTCTGGCCGCATGATGACTTTCCCCTTATCGATGTCGGCACACTAGAATTAAATCGCGTACCAGACAATTATTTTGCTGAAATAGAACAAGCCGCATTCAGTCCGTCTAACGTGGTATCGGGAATTGGGTTTTCTCCGGATAAAATGTTGCAAGCACGCATTTTCTCCTATGCCGATGCTCACCGCTACCGACTCGGCACGCACTATGAGGCATTACCCGTTAATCGCCCAAAATGCCCTGTCCATCATTACCACAAAGACGGTGCGATGCGGTTCTTTAACAATGAACCCGGTGGCAACGAAGATGCTTACTACGAGCCAAATTCAATGGGTGGCCCAAAAGAGAATCCCGAGTACAAGCGCCCCGCTCTTGAGCTTGAAGGAATGGCAGATAGGTACGACCATCGCAAAGACAATGATGACTTTTCACAGCCTCGTGCTTTATATTGCCTTTTTGATGATGCTCAAAAGCAGCGTTTGTACGGCAACATCGCGCGCGCCATGGCGGGTGTCCCTGAGCATATTATTGAACGTCAACTCGGGTTATTTAAATCTGTTCACGAAGAACTCGAAGCTGGTGTTAGAACTGCACTGAGTAAATAG